One Canis lupus baileyi chromosome 1, mCanLup2.hap1, whole genome shotgun sequence genomic window, ttactCAATTCAGTAAAGTATTTCATGTGTGCATGAAAATTTCACTtaccagaaaaaaacccacaaaaaacacaaaacaaactaCATCTCACAGTTCATACCCTgattcactatttttattttattttatttttaatattttatttatttatgatagacatagagagagagaggcagagacacaggcagagggagaggctgggactcgataccgggtctccaggatcacgccctgggccaaaggcagacgctaaaccactgagcttcccagggatcccctgattcactattttaaacaaaaattccaaaaaaatatgTAGGGTGGCTGAATAGTTTATCTTTACAATCATTGTgctatcattttaatttctaatctaTTACTTAAATGCAAGAATATATGGAATCACAGAGATTGGAGATTCAAACTGCACAAGCCCAAGTTATTCCAAATTATTATGAACTTACTTTCAAAATGAACACATACAGCTGAGTCTTCATACATCAGAGGTCAACTGTACACTTGGGAGTTCTCTATATTAACTTCCCTAGGATTTTGTGGCAAACATGTTGGGTAGTCCCCATGCACATGGCCTGTGTAATCCCTTCCCCTCAAGTGTGAGCAGGACATGGGACTGCTTCTCatcaatagaatatggcaaaggaGGTTTGTGATTACATTATATAAGACTCCTTAGTGGActggagagagagactctctaTTGCTGGCTTTGAATCAAATAAGCTGCCACATAGTAAGGCTTATGGAAAAGGCTACATAGCAAGGAGCTGAGAGCAGCCCCTACTGATAACCAGCAAGAAAATGACTTCATCCTAACAAGGTCAAGCAGTTGGAAGCAGATCTTTCCCCATTTGAGCCTCTGGTGAGATGTCTGACCCCTGAATTATAGTTTGGGGAGACCCTGGAGCAGACCGCCCAGCTAAACCATGTTTGGCCCAGATCCAGAAACCATGAGATAATAAgttttaagccacaaagtttgtggtaatttattctGTAGCAATAGAAGACTATTACAAATACAATGTTTACTAAAGGATACAGTAATAAAAATACCTAACTGGAAGCCTATTATTAAAACAACAGGGGAGTCTGGATAGCTCGGTTGGTTGGGTTGGGCagtgacttgatttcagctcaggtcatgatttcaaattcctgagatcaagcccctgttGAGCTCTACCCTCAGCCAGCAGTCGGcttccctccctctacccctccccccactcatgttttctctctccctctcaaataaataaataaatctttacagtaataaaaaataaaataaaactcaacagtaagtgCATCAATTGCTTATAAGCAGACCAATGAAAGATTTTGGATTATTTTGGAGGATTATTTTATGACTGTGCACAGTGTAAGAAAAACTgggccttgggatccctgggtggcacagcggtttggcgcctgcctttggcccagggcgcgatcctgggtctccaggatcgcatcccacgtcgggctcccggtgcatggagcctgcttctccctctgcctgtgtctctgcctctctctctctctgtgtgtgactatcataaataaataaaaattaaaaaaaaaataaaaaaaaaaaagaaaaactgggccAACTTTtggtcaattttatttatttatttttttaaattctccacagacaggagcacctgggtgactcagtggttgagcatgtgcctttggctcaggtcgtgatcctgaggtcctaggatccagtccctcactgggcttccTGTggaaagcctacttctccctttgcttatgtctctgcctatctctgtgtgtctttcatgaataaataaataaaatctttttaagaaatagataaatagggcagcctgagtgactcagcggtttagcgcctgcctttggcccaggccgtgatcctggagacctgggattgagacccaagTCAGGcgccctacatggagcctgcttctccctctgtctctgtgtctctcatgaataaataaataaaataaaaaaaaaaaaaagaaagaaagaaagaatagaaattctttctttctttttttttaataatataaattctcTACAGACAGTGTACTCCCCTTTTGCCTGGATTCCCGGAGACCACTTGTATTGCCCTTTGGCACATCACTAGTTGGTAAACAGATGATAAACAAAGTGAGTAAATTATATACAATGTTGAAAGGCAATGTTACAGATAAAACATCAAGCCAGGTAAGAGGCCTGGGAGTCACAATATGAGACAGGATGTTCAGGCAAGACCTCACAGCTCAGGTGAACATGTGAGGGAGATAAAGGAAAGAGTCCTGCTATTATCAACCTCAGGAAGAGCTTCCCTGACAGAACTATTAGGGCAAAGGTGCTGAGATGGGAGCATGCTTTGTAGAGGCTACTTTGAGACAACAGGCGTGAACAATGGAAACTAGATTCAGACAAAAGGGCCCACAGAAACACCCTGGCTGAATATAGACAGCAGGCGGCCCACCTCAAAATATCCACAGGCCCTAACTGACCAATGAGCTGTGTACAACCAGGCACAGATACCCAAGAAGGGGGAATTCCATGGGTCCCAATTcctcttcacttcttttttttttttttcaaagatttcatttagggcagcctgggtggctcagcggtttagcgcagcctttggcccagggcgtgaccctggggtcccaggatggagtcccacatcgggatccctgcatggagcctgcttctccctctgcctctgtctctgtatctctcgtggataaataaataaaatcttaaaaaataaaaataaagatttcatttatttattcatgagaaagctagagagagagagagagagagaggcagagacacaggcagagggagaagcaggctccatgcagggagcctgacatgggactcgatccagggtctccaggatcacgccctgggctgaaggcggcgccaaaccgctgagccacccggggtgcacTTCCTTTTCACTTCTGGCTTTAAAATatagcccccacccctgctcctttgcctcttctctgTTGCCCTGCTCACCAGCTCCCTTTTGGTGTAgtcaataaacttctatttcctttgttctgcctcaggtGAATTCTTTCACCGCCTAGAccaccagccccccaccccatctgatTGTAGCCTCACTTTTGGGCTCCCCCCCACCAGCCAATCAGAGAACATCACAGGCTTGGCAGAGCTTCGAATGCCCCAGGACAATGGGGAGCTATGGGCAGTGTTGTTGTtaatataacagctttattgagatataagccACATACCATAAGATTTgcccttttaaaatgtacaattcaaaataaaatcaaatgtacatttcaggggcgtctgggtggctcagtggttgagcgtctgcctttggctcaggtctgaatcctgggatcctggatcaagtcccacatcaggctctccacagggagcctgcttctccctctgcgtacgtctctgcctctctctctgtgtctctcatgaataaaaaaataaaatctttttaataaataaataaaattaaatgtacaattcagtggtttttagttggggttttgtttgtttggtttttggttttagtATATTACTgaagttatgcaaccatcacgCTACAATTTAGAAGATTACATCATCCTCAGAAGAAACCCCCGCACTGGTCAGCAGTCACTCCCCTTTCCCCCCATTCtctcagccccaggcaaccactaatctattttccatTTATGGCATTCCATATAAGTGGAACGTGCAGCCTTTTGAGTCTGGCCTCCCTCACTTAGCATGTTCATCTATGGGGTAGCATGTATATGtcagtatttaatttcttttcattgccaAATAACAGTCCATTGTGTGGATGcaccacattttattcatcagttgatgtgccatgttgtttccaccttttgactcTTATGAacaatgctgttatgaacatccACGTACaaggttttgtgtgaacatatgttttccgTTCTCTGGTATATTCCTAGGAGTAGaactgctgagtcatatggtaactctaagtttaaccttttgaggaactgccacattgttttccaaagtggctgcaccattttacattcttttttttttttttttttttttttttacttatgatagtcacacagagagagagagagagaggcagagacataggcagagggagaagcaggctccatgcaccgggaacctgacgtgggattcgatctcgggtctccaggattgcgccctgggccaaaggcaggcgctaaaccgctgagccacccagggatctcccattttacattcctaacaTCAATGTATGAACATTCTGATTTCTCCACcgtcttgccaacacttggtattttccatttaaaggaaattacagggcagcccaggtagctcggaggtttggcgctgccttcggcccaggccctgatcctgaagacctgggatcgagtcccacgtctggctgcctgtatggagcctgcttctccttccgcctgtgtctctgcctctgtctctgtttctcatgagtaaataaataaaatctttaaaaaataactaactaactaaataaataaaaataaaatctaaccccccccccccaccaaatatcttatcaaatacatgatttgctgggcagcccgggtggctcagtggtttggcgcctgcctttgacctggggtgtgatcctggagacctgggatcgagtcccatgtcgggctccctgcttggagcctgcttctccctctgcctgtgtacattctacctctctctgtgtttctcatgagtaaataaataaaatctttaaaaaatatatgatttgcaagttgtttttaaatattttatttatttatttgacagagagagcacaagcagggggagcaatagacagagggagaaggagaagcaggcacctcacTCAACAAGCAGCCTAAGGCTAGGCTccatcccaaggtcctgggatcatggcctgagctggggcagatgcttaatggactagGCCACCCAAGCCCCCCTGATTCGAAATTCTTTCCCCATTCTGTGGGCCCtctcttcactttcttgatgacatcctttgaaaaacaaaacttttttttttttttttttaagtaagctctatgcccaatatggggctcaaactcacaaccctgaaatcaagagttgcaagctccactgactgagccagccgggtgcctcTGAAACACAaaacttactaatttttttaaaggttttatttatttattcatgagagacacagagacagagagaggcagagacacaggaagagggagaagcaggctccatgcagggagcctgatgtgcaattcgatcccaggactccaggatcacatcctgagctgaaggcaggcgctaaactgctgagccacccaggcgttccaaaacttactaattttgatgaagtcctatttgtatattttttctcttgttgcttctgcttttggtgtcatatctaagaaaccattgcctactTATGGATGGTTTTAAGCAGGGATGGGCTATGGCCAAATTTAAgtgtttggatatttttaaagattttatttatttatttgagagatagagtgagCGAGCAAGAGAATAtgagtgggaggagcagcagagggagagggagaagcagactccctgctgagcagggagccagatgctgggctccatcccaggactttgggaccatgacctgagctgaaggcagatgctcaacaaactgagccatctaggtaccCCTcaactttaagttttattttatttatttatttttttaactttaagttTTAAAGTATCATTCTTTCTGCTTGTAATTAGAAGAAGGAAGACTGGTGAAGTAAGGAACTTCTGTGATCACCCTTGCTAAAACCGCAACCCCTCCTTCacttcatttctcctttctgCTTCAAATTTCTCCATAGACTTATATTCTAATAAACTGTATAATAATGGTTATTGTGTTTATTGACTGCCTCCATCACGAGAATGTCAATTCCCTGAACTGGGCTTGTCTGTTCACTGCTCTATCtctagtgcctagaacagtgcctggtgtccgtctatctatcatctatctttatctttctatctctctatctctctatcatgTCATTGAGATTTTCAGAAAGCTGAAAGGACTGAAGGGAGCAGGTGCCGTCTCCCTCTGCACAGGTCACCAAGAAACCCATggcggggacgcctgggtggctcagcggttgagcgtctgcctttgattcagggcctgatcccgtggtcctgggatccagtcccacattggactcttgcagggagcctgcttctccctctgcctgtgtctcagcctctctctctgtgtctctcatgaataaataaataaaatctttaaacaagcaaacaaacaaagaaacccacgctgaagggagtggggaggaggggcctggTAGTAACCACAGGGAGAGAGGACCCTCTGGATGCTCTCCTGCTTGAGGAGcctgatagggagagagagagaggctaacAGATGTCATGACATCgagtaaatacatatttgttgagtggAGTGAGTAAATAAGTGAACGAAAGGCTGCACGGGTGcgtgaaaaaatgaaagaacgaACAGATGCTGTGCCGGGAGGACTCGGGCGGGATCTTCCCCGGCAGGGAAAGGCGGCGCGGGGGCTTCCGCACCGTCCCTTGCAGCCGCCAGGGGGCGCAGACAGGAGCGGTCCCCGAGAGCCCGTCCCGGGACCCCGCCCCCCGGGATCTaggccccgggagccccagcCGCGCGGCCCGGGCCTGGGACTCCGGGGCCGCGCGCATACCTGCACGGTGCACGGCCGCGGGCTTCCCGCGGTGCAGCGACCAGTCCCTGCGCTGCAgccggggaaactgaggcccgggcGGCTGGGGCGGAGCTGGCCCGCGAGCGAgcggagcccccgcccccggccggccccgccccggcccgtaAGAGGCCCCCTGCGCGCGGGGAGAAGGCGCAcagcgcggggccggggcgggacGGCGATGGCAGCTCAGCGGCTGGGCAAGCGAGTGCTGAGCAAGCTGCAGTCTCCGTCGCGGGCGCGCGGGccggggggcagccccggggggctgCAGAAACGACACGCGCGTGTCACCGTCAAGTATGATCGGCGGGAGCTGCAGCGGCGGCTGGACGTGGAGAAGTGGATCGACGGGCGCTTGGAGGAGCTGTACCGCGGCAGGGTGAGCGGGGAGGGGACGCGGGCCAAGGCGCGGCGCGGGGCTCTCGCGCCCGCGGACCCCGGGTCCGGACCCCTTACACCCTCGGGGTCTCTGGTGGCTTGTGCCCGCCTCGGCCCCACAGGAGAACGCACGGCCGGGGACCAGGCATTCTCGGGGCTCGCGGGCCCCTGCTCGTGGACGCGGACGCACACTTGGGTGTCCAGGGATGCGCGCAAGCACCTGGGGAAGGCGGGAGGTTGAGCATGTGCGGGGCGAGGAGGCAAAGTTGGGGAGCCGGGGCGGCTATATCTGGAgaaaggctgggggagggggatgtCCTAAAGCCAAACATAGATAGGCTGGAGTGACCGGCAGGATACCGAGAGGCAGGCGCACAGCAAAGGAAGGAACGGGACTCAGCCGTGCACAGTGACAAGTTAGGGCCGCCAACAGACCCAGCGGCAGAAGCAGCCGCCCCGCACAGACTCCCCGGGACACCAGCTGTGGTCACCTACGGATCACACGTGCTGCAgccacacacacccacagacaCAATAGCCCAGGCACAGCCTCGTGCAGACGCCCCCGCCAACTACACCCACGCAGAAGGACTCCAGTTCCAGCTACTGGTAGCCCGCGGTGGAGCGGAGGGTACAAGCTACAGCCGCTACCCTGCGACACCAAAGGATTCCAGGAACAGCCATCCATTGCCTCCTAAAAGCAAGAGCCACATGCAGACACAGTGACAGATGCTACGgccactcacagacacacacacacaaaagaattaaaaacacacCCAGACAGAAGACCCCATGAGCCGTAGGTACAAACAGACCCACCATGGCAGAAACTACAGCCGTCCGTGGGCACACGGGACACAAGCGGCAGCCTCATGTGGACGCATAGGCTACGGACAGACGTTTCACACCTTTCACTTGAGTCTCTGCTAGCAGTCACACCGTGCCACACACAAAACACAATTACGGGGACCTGGTGGTTGTGTCAGTACCCAGACTGGATGTACAAATGCTCCTCGGCACAGCTCAAGGGTGACGGAAACCATGGTCCCTCACAGCGACACAGGGTCCCACTGTTTTCAGGCACACCCGAGGCTCTTATAGGTGGATAGAGAAGTCCAGCTGCCCTTGGTAGGTGGCATCCCCTAAGGTCATTCTCCAGACGGTGGGCATTACAGCTCCCAGGACACATGACAGGGAGACAAACACAGCAGAGCCAGAGCCACACATCTCGAGGTCCTAGGACCACAGTCCACACCCACGACGGCGCCCAAAGTGCCCCATGCTTCTGCCAGTCCCGGCCCCCTGGCATCGGGCTCTGGCTCACTCACACAGGCGTGTGACACATTTGCAGACTGCTGAACCCCCTTCACACACGAACCCGGTACCACCCAGCCCTGAGGCCCACAGTGAAGTCAGAAGGactgggtgggggaggaggaactCTAGCCTCAGGGATCTCTTGCTTTGACAGCTGGGTTCTGTCCCCCCGCAGGGATAGAGAGCCAGCCTGCGTGTGGCGTGTGGCTTCTTGCCCCAAGAGGCTGTACTAGGAAGccccccctgggctgcccaaggttgGGCTCGTGGCTCATCCCACCCGCCCACTCTGGGGGCTGTTGGTGGTCATCCCTCTGGACTGACCAGGCTGCACTCTTGGCCCTGGGGGCTGGCCTGAGCCCTACCCCCTCTTTCGGTCCCCTAGGCAAGGGGCCTCCCCCAGCAGGCTCTGGCctgcctgctcccctcccccacacctagTGCTGAGACTTTGCCTTGAAAGGGCAGAGCCAGCCCCTCTTCTGAATCCCAGAATCTGACATTCCAAGACTCGACCAGGCCTGTTTCCCTCTATGGGAACTGGGGCCAAGGAGAGAGACCTGTGCCAGCCCCAAGGCTCTCAGGGCTCTGGGGCCCGGGCATCTGAGCTGGTGCAGGCCCCTGGGCCTCTGTCAACCCATCtgtcacccctccccccaccacccagatgtcccgCCTTGGCGGTGCTGTCCCTGACTGCCACATTGTTGCTCCAGAACCCGccagctgggccctggggctggTGGGGCTTCTCCAGAGGCCTGGACAAAGGCGAGGGAAGGTCGGGCAAGGGACCCTgaccaccctccctccctccccaccttagGAGGCAGACATGCCCGATGAGGTCAACATTGATGAATTGTTGGAATTAGAGAATGAAGAGGACAGAAGCCGGAAAATCCAGGTAGGCTGAAGGGAaagctgcccccctccctcctaAAGATCACAACAGCCTgcgtgtttattgagcacttactatgtgcccgGCACCGTTTTAATTGCTTTCCacttaactcatttaatcctcacaaacacTATGAAGGATTTACCATGAAGGGTTTACTCTCCaccttccagatggggaaaaTGATTTCATCACTCGTCCAGGGTCACAGGGCCACAGCTCGCCAGGCAGGCCGACTGCCAAGGCCTTGCAATTAGGACCTGTGCTCTCGGAGAGGCAGGAAATGCTGTGTGACCTTTTGGCCCTCTCTGGATTTCCAGCTGATCCTGGTGACTGAGCTGAGTTTGTTGCCTCAATCCTGCCCCCGTTGCTATCTAAGACCCTCGGGCCATTTCTTCCCTGGCACTTTGAATGATGAATGACGGGAAGTCCACCCTGGAATCTGACTTCCTCTTGTCTTGTTGCCTTGGGGCTTTGTTGGGAAAGAGAAGGGGCCCGAGGGGCCTAGGTGCTAgttatttactattttcttttctttttttgttgcgGGGGCGGGGTGTTTAGGGACTCCTGACATCGTGCGGCAACCCCACAGAGGTGAGAGTTCCCTCCCTGCATCCTGGTCCCGAGAAGGGGGTCCCCGGGGTGGAGGGGAGAAGCTGTCTGGCCCCGGGGGCGGCAGAGGGAAGTCTGGGGGGAGCCCTCTGGGTATCTCGGCCCTTTGCTCCAGTGGTGTCTTTGTCTTGTCACCCCggctcctctctctccatctgccactGGGGCCCGTCCTCTCCTCCCCGCTGAGACGCGCCCCATCTGGGTCTGGTGTCTGCCACTCCCTTGCGGGTCCT contains:
- the PPP1R14A gene encoding protein phosphatase 1 regulatory subunit 14A, producing the protein MAAQRLGKRVLSKLQSPSRARGPGGSPGGLQKRHARVTVKYDRRELQRRLDVEKWIDGRLEELYRGREADMPDEVNIDELLELENEEDRSRKIQGLLTSCGNPTEDFVQELLVKLRSLHKQPGLRQPSPSEERSLGPLQDPARTAPP